In Desulfobacterales bacterium, one DNA window encodes the following:
- a CDS encoding thioredoxin domain-containing protein yields MKSKWFKRMPKVVFPAMLFTILGIIWLQGFVSINGAEAGDDHSLKKNVKHNRLINESSPYLLQHATNPIDWYPWGEEAFAKAKKENKPIFLSVGYSTCHWCHVMERESFSDAEVAALLNRYFVAIKVDREERPDIDQVYMTVTQTMTGRGGWPNTVFLTPERKPFFAGTYFPKNTRWGTTGLMELLPKVADLWQNDQQNILKSADQITEFIASRRTPDNDSALDKSIIDNARSTLNELYDVDFGGFGPAPKFPTPHVFAFLLRQYYHAQDRQALAMVEKTLTRMRLGGIYDHVGFGFHRYSTDRQWLVPHFEKMLYDQALLAIAYTETYQATQKAFYAQTANEILTYILRDLTSSEGGFYSAEDADSEGIEGKFYLWTLPQIQEVIGKEKTKTFGKIYNVAADGNFTSPETEHAAGKNILHLQQQLPELAGELGLPEKQLRRQLEKNRILLFKKRQQRIHPFKDDKILTDWNGLMIVALSKAGSVLNEPRYTAAAVKAADFLLRKLRAENGRLVKRYRNGNAGLPAHLDDYAFTVWGFLELYEATLEATYLQEAIRLNDKMLTHFWDDNGGGLFMTADDSEKLLIRSKDIYDGALPSGNSVATLNLLRLGHMTGRQEYLAKAEAIGRAFAGSANQYPAGHTQLMVALQYALNPNYEVVIVGRPGAKDTRTMLAALRKPFVPGKVVLLRPADKKAAADIIRLAPYTEFMTARDGRATAYVCTNFVCKLPTTDISQMLANLQQSKEK; encoded by the coding sequence GTGAAATCGAAGTGGTTCAAAAGAATGCCTAAAGTCGTATTCCCGGCGATGTTGTTTACCATACTGGGGATCATATGGCTACAGGGATTCGTGAGTATCAACGGTGCGGAAGCAGGTGATGACCACTCCCTCAAAAAAAATGTTAAACATAACCGCTTAATCAACGAATCCAGCCCTTATCTGCTGCAGCATGCCACCAATCCAATCGACTGGTACCCCTGGGGCGAGGAGGCCTTTGCCAAGGCCAAAAAAGAAAACAAGCCCATCTTTTTATCCGTCGGATATTCCACCTGCCACTGGTGCCATGTAATGGAGCGCGAATCCTTTTCGGATGCCGAGGTGGCCGCTCTGTTAAACCGCTATTTCGTTGCCATCAAGGTGGACCGCGAAGAGCGCCCGGATATCGATCAGGTCTATATGACCGTTACCCAGACCATGACCGGCCGGGGGGGCTGGCCCAATACGGTTTTTTTAACGCCCGAGCGAAAACCTTTTTTTGCAGGCACTTATTTCCCCAAAAATACCCGCTGGGGGACCACCGGGTTAATGGAGCTGTTGCCCAAGGTGGCTGACCTCTGGCAAAATGATCAACAAAACATTTTAAAAAGCGCCGATCAGATTACCGAATTCATCGCCTCCCGACGCACCCCTGATAACGATAGCGCCCTTGACAAATCCATCATCGACAACGCCCGTAGTACACTAAATGAGTTATATGATGTCGATTTCGGCGGTTTCGGACCGGCGCCCAAATTCCCGACACCGCACGTATTTGCCTTCTTGCTCCGACAGTATTACCACGCTCAGGACCGCCAGGCACTGGCCATGGTAGAAAAAACACTGACCCGCATGCGGCTGGGCGGAATTTACGATCATGTCGGCTTTGGTTTCCACCGCTATTCAACCGACCGGCAATGGTTAGTGCCTCATTTTGAAAAAATGCTCTACGACCAGGCCCTGCTGGCGATCGCCTATACCGAGACCTACCAGGCAACCCAAAAAGCGTTTTACGCCCAGACCGCTAATGAAATTTTGACCTATATTCTACGCGATCTGACGTCATCTGAAGGCGGATTTTACAGCGCGGAAGATGCGGACAGCGAAGGGATTGAGGGCAAGTTTTATTTATGGACCCTGCCGCAGATCCAAGAAGTCATCGGCAAAGAAAAAACCAAGACTTTTGGCAAAATTTATAATGTGGCTGCCGATGGCAACTTCACTTCTCCGGAGACCGAGCATGCCGCCGGAAAAAATATATTACACCTACAGCAGCAGCTGCCGGAGTTGGCCGGGGAACTGGGCCTGCCTGAAAAACAATTGCGCCGGCAGCTGGAAAAAAACCGCATACTGCTGTTTAAAAAGCGCCAGCAGCGCATTCATCCCTTTAAAGACGATAAGATCCTTACCGATTGGAACGGGTTAATGATCGTTGCGCTGTCCAAAGCCGGTTCGGTTTTAAACGAGCCCCGTTACACTGCTGCGGCAGTCAAGGCCGCAGATTTTTTGCTGCGCAAGTTGCGCGCAGAAAATGGCCGTCTCGTCAAACGCTACCGTAACGGCAATGCCGGCCTGCCGGCGCATTTGGATGATTATGCCTTTACGGTCTGGGGCTTTTTGGAACTTTACGAAGCCACTTTGGAGGCAACTTATCTGCAAGAAGCCATCCGCCTCAACGATAAAATGCTCACCCATTTTTGGGATGATAACGGCGGGGGGTTGTTTATGACGGCTGACGATAGCGAAAAATTGTTGATTCGCAGCAAAGACATCTATGACGGCGCCCTGCCATCGGGCAACTCGGTGGCCACGCTGAATTTACTGCGCCTGGGCCATATGACCGGCCGGCAGGAATATTTAGCCAAAGCCGAAGCGATCGGCCGCGCTTTTGCCGGATCGGCCAATCAATACCCGGCGGGCCATACCCAGCTGATGGTGGCCTTGCAGTACGCGCTGAATCCAAATTATGAAGTGGTCATCGTCGGCCGCCCCGGAGCCAAAGACACGCGAACCATGCTGGCGGCATTACGCAAGCCGTTTGTGCCCGGCAAGGTAGTTTTACTGCGTCCAGCCGACAAAAAAGCGGCTGCTGACATCATTCGTCTGGCACCGTACACCGAATTTATGACCGCTAGAGATGGCCGCGCCACCGCCTATGTCTGCACCAACTTTGTGTGCAAACTGCCTACCACCGACATTTCACAGATGCTCGCCAACCTACAGCAGTCAAAAGAAAAATGA